Proteins co-encoded in one Arachis hypogaea cultivar Tifrunner chromosome 13, arahy.Tifrunner.gnm2.J5K5, whole genome shotgun sequence genomic window:
- the LOC112733531 gene encoding uncharacterized protein At4g28440, with product MASNQQQGSAEKPAKRKPVFTKVDQLKPGTNGHTLVAKVLSSNTVLNKGRPSSSQNLRPTLIAECLIGDETGTILFTARNDQVELMKPDTTVILRNAKIDMFKGSMRLAVDKWGRIEVTEPAKFAVKEDNNLSLVEYELVNVVEE from the exons ATGGCGTCGAATCAGCAGCAGGGAAGTGCGGAGAAACCGGCGAAGAGGAAGCCAGTGTTCACCAAAGTGGATCAGCTGAAACCGGGAACCAACGGTCACACCTTGGTGGCGAAGGTGTTGTCTTCAAACACCGTCTTGAACAAAGGGAGACCCTCCTCTTCCCAAAACCTTCGCCCCACTCTCATCGCAGAGTGCCTCATCGGCGACGAAACCGGCACCATCCTCTTCACCGCTCGCAACGATCAAG TTGAATTGATGAAGCCAGATACTACGGTGATTCTCCGAAACGCAAAGATAGACATGTTTAAGGGATCAATGAGGCTGGCTGTCGACAAATGGGGCCGCATTGAGGTAACTGAACCAGCAAAATTTGCAGTTAAAGAGGATAACAACCTATCTCTGGTCGAATATGAATTGGTGAACGTGGTTGAGGAATGA
- the LOC112733532 gene encoding protein NUCLEAR FUSION DEFECTIVE 6, mitochondrial isoform X1: MSAVASRCFLRSAASRTVSFAAGGKSRPTRSPFRVPTQSSLSNRIFRSPPPAMSCCVESMQPYHMATASALLTSMLSACPRSYGWTHEGQQKTR; this comes from the exons ATGTCAGCCGTCGCCTCCCGCTGTTTCCTGCGTTCTGCCGCATCACGAACGGTGAGCTTTGCCGCCGGTGGCAAGTCAAGACCCACCCGGTCTCCGTTTCGGGTGCCGACGCAAAGTTCACTCTCTAACCGCATTTTCAG GTCGCCGCCGCCGGCAATGAGTTGCTGCGTTGAATCGATGCAGCCGTATCACATGGCCACGGCTTCCGCATTGCTGACTTCGATGCTCTCCGCTTGCCCCCGCTCTTATGGTTGGACTCATGAAG GGCAACAGAAGACTAGATGA
- the LOC112733532 gene encoding protein NUCLEAR FUSION DEFECTIVE 6, mitochondrial isoform X2 codes for MSAVASRCFLRSAASRTVSFAAGGKSRPTRSPFRVPTQSSLSNRIFRSPPPAMSCCVESMQPYHMATASALLTSMLSACPRSYGWTHEGS; via the exons ATGTCAGCCGTCGCCTCCCGCTGTTTCCTGCGTTCTGCCGCATCACGAACGGTGAGCTTTGCCGCCGGTGGCAAGTCAAGACCCACCCGGTCTCCGTTTCGGGTGCCGACGCAAAGTTCACTCTCTAACCGCATTTTCAG GTCGCCGCCGCCGGCAATGAGTTGCTGCGTTGAATCGATGCAGCCGTATCACATGGCCACGGCTTCCGCATTGCTGACTTCGATGCTCTCCGCTTGCCCCCGCTCTTATGGTTGGACTCATGAAG GGTCGTGA
- the LOC112733532 gene encoding protein NUCLEAR FUSION DEFECTIVE 6, mitochondrial isoform X3, with protein MSAVASRCFLRSAASRTVSFAAGGKSRPTRSPFRVPTQSSLSNRIFRSPPPAMSCCVESMQPYHMATASALLTSMLSACPRSYGWTHEDG; from the exons ATGTCAGCCGTCGCCTCCCGCTGTTTCCTGCGTTCTGCCGCATCACGAACGGTGAGCTTTGCCGCCGGTGGCAAGTCAAGACCCACCCGGTCTCCGTTTCGGGTGCCGACGCAAAGTTCACTCTCTAACCGCATTTTCAG GTCGCCGCCGCCGGCAATGAGTTGCTGCGTTGAATCGATGCAGCCGTATCACATGGCCACGGCTTCCGCATTGCTGACTTCGATGCTCTCCGCTTGCCCCCGCTCTTATGGTTGGACTCATGAAG ATGGATGA
- the LOC112733533 gene encoding uncharacterized protein isoform X2, with protein MLSVSESENDEMPNGWPLGLGFLNIKLRVTEAPAAAPVEPFSSTQMPSTSFSSFSSSNLDTESTASFFQDKSVSLGRLIGIRGGERGRLYLPNTLRFEDTTEKKTLGDASCSDSSNSKVQEVDVSGGICIPTLLDVLLRISTKTKRTSRN; from the exons AATGATGAGATGCCCAATGGATGGCCACTGGGTCTTGGGTTTTTGAATATAAAGCTTAGAGTTACAGAGGCACCCGCAGCTGCACCGGTGGAGCCTTTCTCATCGACGCAGATGCCATCCACCAGCTTCTCCTCATTCTCATCCTCTAACCTTGATACTGAG TCAACAGCATCTTTCTTCCAAGACAAGAGTGTATCCCTTGGGCGTCTTATAGGAATAAGAGGAGGGGAGAGAGGACGATTGTACTTGCCAAACACGCTGAGGTTTGAAGACACTACTGAGAAGAAAACATTAGGAGATGCTTCTTGTTCTGATTCATCTAACTCAAAGGTACAAGAAGTGGATGTGTCTGGAGGCATTTGCATACCCACATTACTTGATGTCCTGCTCAGAATCAGCACCAAAACTAAGAGAACTTCAAGGAACTAG
- the LOC112733533 gene encoding uncharacterized protein isoform X1 — translation MLSVSESENDEMPNGWPLGLGFLNIKLRVTEAPAAAPVEPFSSTQMPSTSFSSFSSSNLDTEQSTASFFQDKSVSLGRLIGIRGGERGRLYLPNTLRFEDTTEKKTLGDASCSDSSNSKVQEVDVSGGICIPTLLDVLLRISTKTKRTSRN, via the exons AATGATGAGATGCCCAATGGATGGCCACTGGGTCTTGGGTTTTTGAATATAAAGCTTAGAGTTACAGAGGCACCCGCAGCTGCACCGGTGGAGCCTTTCTCATCGACGCAGATGCCATCCACCAGCTTCTCCTCATTCTCATCCTCTAACCTTGATACTGAG CAGTCAACAGCATCTTTCTTCCAAGACAAGAGTGTATCCCTTGGGCGTCTTATAGGAATAAGAGGAGGGGAGAGAGGACGATTGTACTTGCCAAACACGCTGAGGTTTGAAGACACTACTGAGAAGAAAACATTAGGAGATGCTTCTTGTTCTGATTCATCTAACTCAAAGGTACAAGAAGTGGATGTGTCTGGAGGCATTTGCATACCCACATTACTTGATGTCCTGCTCAGAATCAGCACCAAAACTAAGAGAACTTCAAGGAACTAG